Proteins co-encoded in one Cucurbita pepo subsp. pepo cultivar mu-cu-16 chromosome LG15, ASM280686v2, whole genome shotgun sequence genomic window:
- the LOC111776401 gene encoding transcription factor bHLH85-like translates to MAHLTAPIAEGDDQWSSLNGAFTADEEEATFVAQLFAPPDPFMANLHDLHQPPCEPASCSSFYRVSQESSEFSGGSYCSQLLFSGSESNDHYYYCNPMDNHDFSLGELGSNNNGGFHLEDHEDSMNIEAVVGEEGGNPLDINAKKRSRGFGDLQKRRNEKSKKTQKLITEEDGNNAAHNRQSTSSYCSEDESNASLELNGGVNNSGPSPNRPTKSRASRGSATDPQSLYARRRRERINERLKILQTLVPNGTKVDISTMLEEAVQYVKFLQLQIKLLSSDDLWMYAPIAYNGMDIGLNPTPNTPKVL, encoded by the exons ATGGCTCATCTCACAGCCCCCATTGCAGAGGGAGATGATCAATGGAGCTCTCTCAATGGAGCCTTCACAGCCGATGAAGAAGAAGCGACGTTCGTGGCTCAGCTCTTCGCACCGCCCGACCCTTTCATGGCTAACCTTCATGATCTTCATCAACCTCCTTGTGAACCAGCTTCTTGTTCAAGCTTTTATAGGGTTTCACAAGAGAGTAGTGAGTTCAGTGGTGGAAGTTATTGCAGCCAATTGTTGTTCTCTGGGTCTGAAAGTAAtgatcattattattattgtaatccAATGGATAATCATGATTTTAGCTTGGGAGAGCTTGGAAGCAATAACAATGGCGGATTCCATCTTGAAGATCATGAGGACTCCATGAATATAGAAGCTGTTGTGGGAGAAGAGGGCGGTAACCCACTTGATATCAATGCCAAGAAAAGATCAAGGGGATTTGGGGAT TTACAGAAGAGGAGGAATGAGAAGTCAAAGAAAACTCAAAAGCTTATCACTGAAGAAGATGGTAACAATGCTGCGCATAACAGGCAAAGCACAAGCAGCTATTGCTCCGAAGACGAATCCAACGCCTCTCTCGAGCTAAACGGAGGAGTTAATAACTCGGGACCGAGTCCGAACAGGCCGACCAAATCCCGAGCCAGTAGAGGCTCAGCTACTGATCCGCAAAGCCTCTATGCAAGG agaagaagagaaagaatcaATGAGAGGTTGAAAATCTTGCAGACTCTTGTCCCAAATGGAACAAAG GTTGATATCAGCACAATGCTCGAGGAAGCTGTTCAATATGTGAAGTTTCTACAGCTCCAAATCAAG CTATTAAGCTCGGATGATTTATGGATGTATGCTCCGATCGCTTACAACGGAATGGATATCGGGCTTAATCCGACCCCGAACACACCGAAAGTGTtatga
- the LOC111811260 gene encoding vacuolar-sorting receptor 3-like isoform X1 codes for MEIRKSGLSLFLGFLLVLSLASLSVAKFVVEKNSLRVTSPEDLKGTYDSAIGNFGIPQYGGSMSGTVVFPKDNQKGCREFSDAGISFQSKPGALPTFVLVDRGDCFFALKVWNAQKAGASAVLVADNIEERLITMDSPEEDGSTAKYIENITIPSALIERSFGEKLKKGISSGEMVSVSLDWREAVPHPDDRVEYELWTNSNDECGVKCDMLMEFLKDFKGAAQLLEKGGYSQFTPHYITWYCPQAFILSKQCKSQCINHGRYCAPDPEQDFSSGYDGKDVVIENLRQLCVFKVANETGKPWIWWDYVTDFQIRCPMKDKKYNKECADGVIKSLELDGKKIETCMGDPNADVVNPVLKEEQDAQVGKGTRGDVTILPTLVVNNRQYRGKLEKGAVLKAICSGFEETTEPAICLSSDVETNECLDNNGGCWQDKAANLTACRDTFRGRVCECPLVDGVQFKGDGYTTCAASGPARCKINNGGCWHETRDGHTFSACTDDGNVKCSCPPGFKGDGVKSCEDIDECKEKKACQCPECSCKNTWGSYDCSCSGDLLYMRSHDTCISKASSGRSAWTAVWVILIGLAMAAGGAYLVYKYRLRSYMDSEIRAIMAQYMPLDSQAEVPNHVNENRA; via the exons ATGGAGATTCGTAAATCGGGTTTGAGTTTgtttttagggtttcttcTTGTGCTATCTTTGGCGTCTCTGTCTGTGGCCAAATTCGTTGTTGAAAAGAATAGCTTAAGGGTTACATCGCCTGAGGATTTGAAAGGTACCTACGATAGTGCCATTGGAAATTTCGGGATTCCTCAATATGGTGGTAGCATGTCTGGAACTGTGGTGTTTCCTAAGGATAATCAAAAGGGTTGCAGAGAGTTCAGCGACGCCGGGATTTCATTCCAGTCCAAACCAGGAGCTCTCCCTACGTTCGTTTTGGTTGATCGGGGAG ATTGTTTTTTTGCCTTGAAGGTCTGGAATGCGCAGAAAGCCGGTGCTTCTGCAGTTCTTGTTGCAGACAACATCGAGGAAAGGTTAATAACCATGGACTCCCCTGAAGAGGACGGTTCAACGGCAAAGTACATCGAAAACATAACAATACCATCTGCACTGATCGAAAGAAGTTTTGgtgaaaaactgaaaaaaggGATTAGTTCTGGAGAAATGGTCAGTGTGAGTCTTGATTGGAGAGAAGCTGTACCGCACCCGGATGACCGTGTGGAATACGAGTTATGGACTAACAGTAACGATGAATGTGGTGTTAAGTGTGACATGCTGATGGAATTCTTGAAGGATTTTAAAGGTGCAGCTCAGTTACTTGAAAAGGGCGGCTACTCGCAATTCACACCACATTATATAACTTGGTATTGCCCACAGGCATTCATTCTAAGCAAGCAGTGCAAGTCTCAATGTATCAATCATGGGAGGTACTGTGCTCCTGATCCTGAACAGGATTTCAGTTCTGGCTATGATGGGAAAGACGTGGTGATTGAAAACTTGAGGCAGCTATGTGTTTTCAAAGTGGCGAACGAGACTGGAAAGCCTTGGATTTGGTGGGACTATGTGACAGATTTTCAGATTAGATGTCCGATGAAGGATAAAAAGTACAACAAGGAATGTGCCGATGGCGTTATTAAGTCTCTTG AGCTTGATGGTAAAAAGATAGAGACGTGCATGGGGGATCCAAATGCTGATGTTGTAAATCCAGTTCTGAAAGAAGAGCAAGACGCCCAA GTAGGGAAAGGAACCAGAGGGGATGTTACCATATTGCCCACCCTTGTTGTCAATAATCGACAATATCGAG GCAAATTGGAGAAAGGTGCAGTTCTGAAGGCCATATGTTCAGGATTCGAGGAAACAACTGAACCTGCCATTTGTTTGAGTAGTG ATGTAGAGACCAATGAATGCTTAGATAACAATGGTGGTTGCTGGCAGGATAAAGCAGCCAATCTAACAGCCTGCAGG GATACTTTTCGTGGGAGGGTATGCGAATGCCCACTCGTTGATGGTGTGCAGTTCAAAGGAGATGGTTACACCACTTGTGCAG CGAGCGGGCCTGCAAGGTGTAAGATTAATAATGGAGGATGTTGGCACGAGACCCGGGATGGACATACATTCTCTGCTTGTACG GATGATGGCAATGTGAAATGCTCGTGTCCTCCAGGGTTTAAAGGTGACGGTGTCAAAAGCTGTGAAG ATATCGACGAGTgcaaagagaagaaagcctGTCAGTGCCCTGAATGTAGCTGCAAAAATACCTGGGGCAGCTACGACTGCAGCTGCAGTGGTGATCTTTTGTATATGAGATCCCATGATACTTGTATAA GTAAAGCGTCGAGTGGGCGATCGGCCTGGACTGCTGTTTGGGTTATCTTGATAGGCCTGGCTATGGCTGCTGGTGGAGCATACCTGGTATACAAATACAGATTAAGG TCATACATGGATTCAGAAATCCGAGCTATTATGGCTCAGTACATGCCTCTCGACAGCCAAGCCGAAGTTCCGAACCATGTCAATGAGAATCGTGCGTAG
- the LOC111811260 gene encoding vacuolar-sorting receptor 3-like isoform X2, with amino-acid sequence MEIRKSGLSLFLGFLLVLSLASLSVAKFVVEKNSLRVTSPEDLKGTYDSAIGNFGIPQYGGSMSGTVVFPKDNQKGCREFSDAGISFQSKPGALPTFVLVDRGDCFFALKVWNAQKAGASAVLVADNIEERLITMDSPEEDGSTAKYIENITIPSALIERSFGEKLKKGISSGEMVSVSLDWREAVPHPDDRVEYELWTNSNDECGVKCDMLMEFLKDFKGAAQLLEKGGYSQFTPHYITWYCPQAFILSKQCKSQCINHGRYCAPDPEQDFSSGYDGKDVVIENLRQLCVFKVANETGKPWIWWDYVTDFQIRCPMKDKKYNKECADGVIKSLELDGKKIETCMGDPNADVVNPVLKEEQDAQVGKGTRGDVTILPTLVVNNRQYRGKLEKGAVLKAICSGFEETTEPAICLSSDVETNECLDNNGGCWQDKAANLTACRDTFRGRVCECPLVDGVQFKGDGYTTCAASGPARCKINNGGCWHETRDGHTFSACTDDGNVKCSCPPGFKGDGVKSCEDIDECKEKKACQCPECSCKNTWGSYDCSCSGDLLYMRSHDTCIKSGKASSGRSAWTAVWVILIGLAMAAGGAYLVYKYRLRSYMDSEIRAIMAQYMPLDSQAEVPNHVNENRA; translated from the exons ATGGAGATTCGTAAATCGGGTTTGAGTTTgtttttagggtttcttcTTGTGCTATCTTTGGCGTCTCTGTCTGTGGCCAAATTCGTTGTTGAAAAGAATAGCTTAAGGGTTACATCGCCTGAGGATTTGAAAGGTACCTACGATAGTGCCATTGGAAATTTCGGGATTCCTCAATATGGTGGTAGCATGTCTGGAACTGTGGTGTTTCCTAAGGATAATCAAAAGGGTTGCAGAGAGTTCAGCGACGCCGGGATTTCATTCCAGTCCAAACCAGGAGCTCTCCCTACGTTCGTTTTGGTTGATCGGGGAG ATTGTTTTTTTGCCTTGAAGGTCTGGAATGCGCAGAAAGCCGGTGCTTCTGCAGTTCTTGTTGCAGACAACATCGAGGAAAGGTTAATAACCATGGACTCCCCTGAAGAGGACGGTTCAACGGCAAAGTACATCGAAAACATAACAATACCATCTGCACTGATCGAAAGAAGTTTTGgtgaaaaactgaaaaaaggGATTAGTTCTGGAGAAATGGTCAGTGTGAGTCTTGATTGGAGAGAAGCTGTACCGCACCCGGATGACCGTGTGGAATACGAGTTATGGACTAACAGTAACGATGAATGTGGTGTTAAGTGTGACATGCTGATGGAATTCTTGAAGGATTTTAAAGGTGCAGCTCAGTTACTTGAAAAGGGCGGCTACTCGCAATTCACACCACATTATATAACTTGGTATTGCCCACAGGCATTCATTCTAAGCAAGCAGTGCAAGTCTCAATGTATCAATCATGGGAGGTACTGTGCTCCTGATCCTGAACAGGATTTCAGTTCTGGCTATGATGGGAAAGACGTGGTGATTGAAAACTTGAGGCAGCTATGTGTTTTCAAAGTGGCGAACGAGACTGGAAAGCCTTGGATTTGGTGGGACTATGTGACAGATTTTCAGATTAGATGTCCGATGAAGGATAAAAAGTACAACAAGGAATGTGCCGATGGCGTTATTAAGTCTCTTG AGCTTGATGGTAAAAAGATAGAGACGTGCATGGGGGATCCAAATGCTGATGTTGTAAATCCAGTTCTGAAAGAAGAGCAAGACGCCCAA GTAGGGAAAGGAACCAGAGGGGATGTTACCATATTGCCCACCCTTGTTGTCAATAATCGACAATATCGAG GCAAATTGGAGAAAGGTGCAGTTCTGAAGGCCATATGTTCAGGATTCGAGGAAACAACTGAACCTGCCATTTGTTTGAGTAGTG ATGTAGAGACCAATGAATGCTTAGATAACAATGGTGGTTGCTGGCAGGATAAAGCAGCCAATCTAACAGCCTGCAGG GATACTTTTCGTGGGAGGGTATGCGAATGCCCACTCGTTGATGGTGTGCAGTTCAAAGGAGATGGTTACACCACTTGTGCAG CGAGCGGGCCTGCAAGGTGTAAGATTAATAATGGAGGATGTTGGCACGAGACCCGGGATGGACATACATTCTCTGCTTGTACG GATGATGGCAATGTGAAATGCTCGTGTCCTCCAGGGTTTAAAGGTGACGGTGTCAAAAGCTGTGAAG ATATCGACGAGTgcaaagagaagaaagcctGTCAGTGCCCTGAATGTAGCTGCAAAAATACCTGGGGCAGCTACGACTGCAGCTGCAGTGGTGATCTTTTGTATATGAGATCCCATGATACTTGTATAA agagTG GTAAAGCGTCGAGTGGGCGATCGGCCTGGACTGCTGTTTGGGTTATCTTGATAGGCCTGGCTATGGCTGCTGGTGGAGCATACCTGGTATACAAATACAGATTAAGG TCATACATGGATTCAGAAATCCGAGCTATTATGGCTCAGTACATGCCTCTCGACAGCCAAGCCGAAGTTCCGAACCATGTCAATGAGAATCGTGCGTAG